GGCATAACTATCCCACTCAGAAGAAAACACACACTCGCCGCCACATCTTTCCATAGCAATTCGTATTCCCCCTATTCCAGCAAACAAATCAATAAAAGTAAACGAATTACCCATAGCTATCCATCCTCAAAAATCTTTTTTTAAAATTCGACCAACTAAAACAATCTAAAAAAATAAAACCAGAAAGAAATACATGGTATATATTTTTTTAGTATAGCATAAAGTTCTATGAAACCCTATCATATCCCTTCATATCGCCACATAAATCACAAACAAATGTTCTGCTTAACATTTTTCCACTTGCAACGCCTTGCATATCAGAAGGTGTCAAGACTGGCCAACACATGGTTTTAGTGCTGCCACCCGCAGGGCTTGGCCTTGATGCCTTCTGCCATACTTGTATATTAGTGGAAAAATTACGCTTTTTCACTTTTTATCCCGGTTTGCTTCTTTTTCAGATCGTTTTTGCAGAACGCCAACTGCACTTTTTCATTTCGCCGAGGCAGTTGGCAAGTTCGTGTCTCTATCCATATCGAAGGCGGATGCCGTTAGGCTATGGCCGTGGCGCTGGCGCTAGGCAAAATGATAGCCGCAAGACAAAGCGAAGGCGTCCGGTTCCGCTGCCGCATTAAGAAAGATAAAATAGGCCGTTGACATAACGTCCATATGTCGACTTAAGCGAACGCCGCCTCCCAAATAATAAAACTAACCTGCGTGAGCGTCCCGAAGGGGAAGTCTACATATCAGTACATTATGTCATAGGCCTTGCAGGGGGTTGGGCGGCAAGTGGGGCCGGGCGGCGCAGCGATAAAGTTGCAGAAGGCTCCCCAATGTCTGTGGGAAGGGGGTTAGCTTGCTTCCCCTGCCAAAGGCTGGCGGGGGCTGGGAGTGGTTTGCTTATTCAGGCGGCAGGTGCGCTCTCTGAAAATCCGCTGTCATAAATTCAGGTGCCAGCCGTTTTCCGCGTGCCCTTCGGCACGGCTGGCGCTTTTGGCCTGGCGTGCTGCCATGCAAGGCTGCTAAATAAAATGAAACAGGCCTGCGGTTATGGTGAAAGATGTTTTTCTTTCGCCATAATGGCAGGCCGTCTTATTTTCCTCCTATAGCTTTTTTGAGGTATCCAGATTAAGGAGGATGTGGTTATGGTTTGTAGAAGTAAAGAACAACTATAATTATTCTTTAAGGGGTGGATATTAAAAATGAAGTTTCGTATTCCAGAACAGCTTGAAACTAAACAACTAGTTCTCCGGATGTTCAAAGAGGATGATTGGCGAGACCTTCATGAATACTATTCAGATGACGCATGTATAAAATATACCATTGGACGAGTTCTAACTGAAGCTGAAAGCTGGCGAGAGATAGCAATCAGAACCGGGCATTGGTTCTTACGAGGTTATGGTCCTTATGCGGTTGAAGAAAAGTTTAGTGGTAAAGTTGCTGGTATAGTAGGCTTATGGTATCCAATTGAATGGCCAGAGCCAGAAATCACGTGGCATTTGTCACGGAGCTATTGGGGAAAAGGTTTTGCTAGCGAGGCGGCTCGGGCGGTCCTAAAAATTGCTTCTGAATATATTCCTGAGATATCCTTTATTAGTTTAATTCACCCAGAGAACATTCCGTCTATAAAACTGGCTGTAGCTCTTAATGCTAGGTATGAAAAAGCATTGAAATTTCATGGTGACAATTGGTGCATATATCGTCATCAGCGTTATGAAGAAAAATAATATAGCTAACAAATCCAATATTCGGCATTCCAAATCTAAAATAAACTGTACTACTCACTTAAAATAGCTAAGAGTGCTAAGAGTATTCTAATAGCATTTACTTAGTATTATGTTAAATTATTTTCAACGCATTAATCCGAATACCCGTTTTTTTATAAGCACCGCTAAAAATTCCCGGGCCTTTTTAAAATCACTAAATATGACTAAAATAAACGGCTTGAAAATCGAAGGGACGGTTCTTTTGAGTCAGAATCAAATAACTCAAGAGAACCGTCCCTTCGATTTCTAATAACAGAGCTGCCGACATTGATTTAATAAAAAGTATCTGCTCCGCGTTAGAAATTCCTTTAGCAGATTTTTTCGCAGTTGAACCCACATCTCTTGATCCGTCATTAAAACGCCTTTTGCTTGCTGCTGAAAAACTTACAGAAGAGGAACGCGATCAACTAACTACATTCATCCTGACTCTGAAAAAATGATTAGTAACTGATGCGTATACCTCAAAAAAAATAGAGAAAAAGCCAATTCCTTTGAATAACATGAATTGGCTTTTTCTCTATTAAGACATACCCATTGACCTCTTGAATGCCATCTTCGATAGGCACTAATATCTGATGGCGTCGTTAACCTTAAATGTAATACTTAGCTTTATCTCCATCGTCAAATAAATTAATTTTCTGATATATCACTTTTTTCATTGCTTCAATACACGGGGGATAGATTTCATTAGGTTCGCGGATAACCGGATCTTGTAATACCTCACGGCATTTTTTATAAAATGCATCTTTTATATCACTTGATATATTTATTTTAGATATTCCTAATTTTACTGATTCGGAAATTTCTTTATCAGAATTTGCCGAACCTCCATGCAATACCAATGGTATATCCACACATTCTCTTATTTCCTTTAATAAATCCAATCTT
Above is a genomic segment from Pelorhabdus rhamnosifermentans containing:
- a CDS encoding GNAT family N-acetyltransferase gives rise to the protein MKFRIPEQLETKQLVLRMFKEDDWRDLHEYYSDDACIKYTIGRVLTEAESWREIAIRTGHWFLRGYGPYAVEEKFSGKVAGIVGLWYPIEWPEPEITWHLSRSYWGKGFASEAARAVLKIASEYIPEISFISLIHPENIPSIKLAVALNARYEKALKFHGDNWCIYRHQRYEEK